Proteins from one Salvelinus sp. IW2-2015 linkage group LG9, ASM291031v2, whole genome shotgun sequence genomic window:
- the LOC111968362 gene encoding interleukin-17A-like, which produces MDLKSNVSKYLVVCCVSMLLGLTMAKGKKGTKERCNETLIIPSDFYKIPTEESEGNGNIHTRSLSPWTWKTTTVENRLPQTMWEAECSFMYCDNPTNSSQYMRYGQNSVPIYQQVLVLYTSATRKCYSASFLSVAVGCTCAWARTS; this is translated from the exons ATGGATCTCAAAAGCAACGTTTCGAAGTACCTG gttgtgtgctgtgtgtctatgCTGCTGGGCCTGACCATGGCGAAAGGAAAGAAGGGGACAAAGGAGAGGTGTAACGAAACACTGATCATCCCTTCAGACTTCTACAAGATTCCCACAGAGGAATCAGAGGGAAATGGGAACATTCACACACGCTCTCTGTCACCCTGGACCTGGAA AACCACTACAGTGGAGAACCGTCTTCCTCAGACCATGTGGGAGGCCGAGTGCAGCTTTATGTACTGTGACAACCCCACCAACAGCAGCCAGTACATGCGCTACGGGCAGAACTCTGTACCTATCTACCAGCAGGTCTTGGTACTCTACACTTCAGCCACCAGGAAGTGCTACAGCGCCTCTTTCCTGTCTGTTGCCGTGGGGTGCACCTGTGCCTGGGCAAGGACTAGTTGA
- the LOC111968992 gene encoding membrane progestin receptor beta codes for MPSISVFLPLKPMSSLSSFLSSLSSLPHTVRDTEVPLLFREPYILSGYRPVGHSWSFYFLSLFQIHNETINVWSHLLAGVCVALRFSVFAVMCGGGLVGLTLNGPDGLGLYLDLACLPLVYYVLSLLTYLCCSATAHLLQSHSELAHYALFFLDYVGVAVYQYGCALALYFYSSDPAWRRSRVGEVFLPAAALLAWLSCACCCFAKLSYRHPYPLHRKLCQVVPTGLAYLLDSSPVAHRLVSRTWGDDPAMTLHAIQVLLFLLAAFFFSCPMPECFFPGHCDIIGHGHQLFHFLLSLCTLTQQEAVFEDFLSRRASLTREYGECRLLVAAVSFPVLVFCSVLTAVVMRRLVERRLRKEDRWGEEVERG; via the exons ATGCCCAGTATATCTGTCTTCCTCCCCCTAAAACCCATgagttccctctcctccttcctctcctctctgtcttctctccctcacacCGTCAGAGACACTGAGGTCCCCCTTCTCTTCCGTGAGCCCTACATCCTGTCTGGCTACCGGCCCGTGGGCCATTCCTGGAGCTTCTACTTCCTCAGCCTCTTCCAGATACACAATGAGACAATCAACGTGTGGAGCCACTTGCTGGCCGGAGTCTGCGTTGCGCTGAGGTTCTCTGTGTTTGCTGTGATGTGTGGAGGG GGTCTCGTGGGCCTGACCCTGAATGGACCAGACGGGCTGGGTCTTTACCTGGACCTGGCCTGTCTACCGCTGGTCTACTACGTCCTGTCTCTTCTGACCTACTTGTGCTGCAGCGCTACAGCCCACCTGCTCCAGTCCCACTCCGAGCTGGCCCACTATGCCCTGTTCTTCCTGGACTATGTGGGAGTGGCTGTGTACCAGTATGGCTGTGCCCTGGCTCTTTACTTCTACAGCTCGGATCCCGCATGGAGACGCAGTCGAGTAGGAGAG GTGTTCCTCCCTGCAGCAGCTCTCCTGGCTTGGTTGTCCTGTGCCTGCTGTTGCTTTGCCAAACTCAGTTACCGCCACCCGTACCCACTCCATCGTAAGCTGTGCCAGGTCGTGCCAACTGGTCTGGCGTACCTGCTAGACAGCAGTCCTGTGGCACATAGACTGGTCAGCAGGACCTGGGGAGACGACCCTGCTATGACCCTACATGCAATACAG GTGTTGCTGTTCCTCCTGGCAGCGTTCTTCTTCTCCTGTCCCATGCCTGAGTGTTTCTTTCCTGGGCACTGTGACATCATCGGCCACGGGCACCAGctcttccacttcctcctctccctctgcacgCTGACCCAACAGGAAGCTGTGTTTGAGGACTTCCTGTCCCGGCGGGCGTCCCTGACGAGGGAGTACGGGGAGTGCCGCCTACTGGTGGCAGCCGTGTCATTTCCTGTCCTGGTGTTCTGTAGCGTGCTGACAGCTGTGGTCATGAGGAGATTGGTGGAGAGGAGGCTGAGGAAGGAGGACAGATggggggaggaggtagagagaggatag